A single window of Camelus ferus isolate YT-003-E chromosome 7, BCGSAC_Cfer_1.0, whole genome shotgun sequence DNA harbors:
- the ZNF212 gene encoding zinc finger protein 212 isoform X7 encodes MAESAPALHRRKRHSSPLNSCMLPPQATEKSSYLQTSEISLWTVVAAIQAVEKKMESQAARLQSLEGRTGTAEKKLADCEKTAVEFGNQLEGKWAVLGTLLQEYGLLQRRLENMENLLRNRNFWILRLPPGSKGEAPKVSRSLENDGVCFSEQEWENLEDWQKELYTNVMKSNYETLVSLTNDPYSLLGSHGAVSNPEVLGQPEGDSELGTEMLGDLEEEGPGQVHPAGAAMIKQEIQHVQESPVDLAGEFSDIAEEHALLSPEPAGLWDGQGASVLLESGPKDANPEGPIEGSRDPSGGRTLGCPLKQKSNRQLHLGQECGQGLKLKGDTSGPYRCSECEIDFRCKQQLATHLRTHSGWESYPASEPEKSVRPRPRLKPPSRKAKLHQCDVCMRTFSCRVSLVTHQRCHLQEGPSAGHCVQERFSPNSLVALPGHIPWRKSRSSLICGYCGKSFSHPSDLVRHQRIHTGERPYSCSECEKSFVQKQHLLQHQKIHQRERGRPALEPGRPNGLL; translated from the exons CACAGAAGGAAGCGCCACTCCTCCCCTTTGAATTCCTGCATGCTGCCCCCACAAGCGACAGAGAAGAGCTCCTATTTGCAGACCTCGGAGATCTCACTCTGGACCGTGGTGGCTGCCATCCAGGCCGTGGAGAAGAAGATGGAGTCCCAGGCCGCCCGGCTGCAGAGCTTGGAGGGGCGAACAGGGACAGCCGAGAAGAAGCTGGCCGACTGCGAGAAGACGGCCGTGGAGTTCGGGAACCAGCTGGAGGGCAAGTGGGCCGTGCTGGGCACCCTGCTGCAGGAATACGGGCTGCTGCAGAGGCGGCTGGAGAACATGGAGAACCTGCTGCGGAACAGGAACTTCTGGATCCTGCGGCTGCCCCCGGGCAGCAAGGGGGAGGCCCCCAAG GTGTCCAGGTCCCTTGAAAATGATGGAGTCTGTTTTTCAGAGCAGGAGTGGGAGAATCTGGAGGACTGGCAGAAGGAGCTGTACACAAACGTGATGAAGAGCAACTATGAGACTCTGGTCTCTCTGA CAAATGACCCATACTCTCTCCTGGGCTCACACGGTGCTGTTTCCAACCCAGAGGTGCTTGGCCAGCCAGAAGGAGACTCGGAGTTGGGTACAGAGATGCTGGGTGACTTGGAGGAGGAAGGCCCTGGTCAGGTCCACCCAG CAGGAGCAGCTATGATCAAGCAGGAGATACAGCACGTGCAGGAAAGCCCTGTGGATCTTGCTGGAGAGTTCTCAGACATTGCTGAAGAGCACGCTCTCCTGAGCCCAGAGCCGGCTGGGCTCTGGGATGGTCAGGGCGCTTCTGTCCTCTTGGAATCAGGTCCTAAGGACGCTAATCCAGAAGGGCCCATTGAGGGAAGTAGAGATCCCAGTGGTGGCAGAACCCTGGGCTGCCCCCTGAAGCAGAAGTCGAATAGGCAGCTGCACCTGGGTCAGGAGTGTGGGCAGGGCTTGAAGCTGAAAGGGGACACTTCTGGGCCCTACAGATGTTCTGAGTGTGAGATCGACTTCCGCTGTAAGCAGCAGCTGGCCACACATCTGCGGACCCACTCGGGGTGGGAGTCTTACCCAGCCTCGGAGCCAGAGAAGAGTGTTCGGCCCAGGCCCCGGCTGAAGCCCCCGTCCAGGAAGGCGAAGCTGCATCAGTGTGACGTGTGCATGAGGACGTTCAGCTGCAGGGTGAGCCTGGTGACTCACCAGCGCTGCCACTTGCAGGAGGGgcccagtgctgggcactgtgtcCAGGAGCGGTTCTCACCCAACAGCCTGGTCGCCTTGCCTGGCCACATCCCTTGGAGGAAAAGCCGGAGTTCCCTCATCTGTGGTTACTGTGGCAAGAGCTTCAGCCACCCGTCTGATCTCGTGCGGCACCAGCGCATCCACACGGGCGAGCGGCCCTACAGTTGCAGCGAGTGTGAGAAGAGCTTTGTCCAGAAGCAGCACCTCCTGCAGCACCAGAAGATCCACCAGCGGGAGCGCGGCAGGCCGGCCCTGGAGCCTGGAAGGCCCAATGGCCTGCTTTAA
- the ZNF212 gene encoding zinc finger protein 212 isoform X10 produces MAESAPALHRRKRHSSPLNSCMLPPQATEKSSYLQTSEISLWTVVAAIQAVEKKMESQAARLQSLEGRTGTAEKKLADCEKTAVEFGNQLEGKWAVLGTLLQEYGLLQRRLENMENLLRNRNFWILRLPPGSKGEAPKVSRSLENDGVCFSEQEWENLEDWQKELYTNVMKSNYETLVSLKVLGQPEGDSELGTEMLGDLEEEGPGQVHPAGAAMIKQEIQHVQESPVDLAGEFSDIAEEHALLSPEPAGLWDGQGASVLLESGPKDANPEGPIEGSRDPSGGRTLGCPLKQKSNRQLHLGQECGQGLKLKGDTSGPYRCSECEIDFRCKQQLATHLRTHSGWESYPASEPEKSVRPRPRLKPPSRKAKLHQCDVCMRTFSCRVSLVTHQRCHLQEGPSAGHCVQERFSPNSLVALPGHIPWRKSRSSLICGYCGKSFSHPSDLVRHQRIHTGERPYSCSECEKSFVQKQHLLQHQKIHQRERGRPALEPGRPNGLL; encoded by the exons CACAGAAGGAAGCGCCACTCCTCCCCTTTGAATTCCTGCATGCTGCCCCCACAAGCGACAGAGAAGAGCTCCTATTTGCAGACCTCGGAGATCTCACTCTGGACCGTGGTGGCTGCCATCCAGGCCGTGGAGAAGAAGATGGAGTCCCAGGCCGCCCGGCTGCAGAGCTTGGAGGGGCGAACAGGGACAGCCGAGAAGAAGCTGGCCGACTGCGAGAAGACGGCCGTGGAGTTCGGGAACCAGCTGGAGGGCAAGTGGGCCGTGCTGGGCACCCTGCTGCAGGAATACGGGCTGCTGCAGAGGCGGCTGGAGAACATGGAGAACCTGCTGCGGAACAGGAACTTCTGGATCCTGCGGCTGCCCCCGGGCAGCAAGGGGGAGGCCCCCAAG GTGTCCAGGTCCCTTGAAAATGATGGAGTCTGTTTTTCAGAGCAGGAGTGGGAGAATCTGGAGGACTGGCAGAAGGAGCTGTACACAAACGTGATGAAGAGCAACTATGAGACTCTGGTCTCTCTGA AGGTGCTTGGCCAGCCAGAAGGAGACTCGGAGTTGGGTACAGAGATGCTGGGTGACTTGGAGGAGGAAGGCCCTGGTCAGGTCCACCCAG CAGGAGCAGCTATGATCAAGCAGGAGATACAGCACGTGCAGGAAAGCCCTGTGGATCTTGCTGGAGAGTTCTCAGACATTGCTGAAGAGCACGCTCTCCTGAGCCCAGAGCCGGCTGGGCTCTGGGATGGTCAGGGCGCTTCTGTCCTCTTGGAATCAGGTCCTAAGGACGCTAATCCAGAAGGGCCCATTGAGGGAAGTAGAGATCCCAGTGGTGGCAGAACCCTGGGCTGCCCCCTGAAGCAGAAGTCGAATAGGCAGCTGCACCTGGGTCAGGAGTGTGGGCAGGGCTTGAAGCTGAAAGGGGACACTTCTGGGCCCTACAGATGTTCTGAGTGTGAGATCGACTTCCGCTGTAAGCAGCAGCTGGCCACACATCTGCGGACCCACTCGGGGTGGGAGTCTTACCCAGCCTCGGAGCCAGAGAAGAGTGTTCGGCCCAGGCCCCGGCTGAAGCCCCCGTCCAGGAAGGCGAAGCTGCATCAGTGTGACGTGTGCATGAGGACGTTCAGCTGCAGGGTGAGCCTGGTGACTCACCAGCGCTGCCACTTGCAGGAGGGgcccagtgctgggcactgtgtcCAGGAGCGGTTCTCACCCAACAGCCTGGTCGCCTTGCCTGGCCACATCCCTTGGAGGAAAAGCCGGAGTTCCCTCATCTGTGGTTACTGTGGCAAGAGCTTCAGCCACCCGTCTGATCTCGTGCGGCACCAGCGCATCCACACGGGCGAGCGGCCCTACAGTTGCAGCGAGTGTGAGAAGAGCTTTGTCCAGAAGCAGCACCTCCTGCAGCACCAGAAGATCCACCAGCGGGAGCGCGGCAGGCCGGCCCTGGAGCCTGGAAGGCCCAATGGCCTGCTTTAA
- the ZNF212 gene encoding zinc finger protein 212 isoform X8 has protein sequence MARRGTWAQKEAPLLPFEFLHAAPTSDREELLFADLGDLTLDRGGCHPGRGEEDGVPGRPAAELGGANRDSREEAGRLREDGRGVREPAGGQVGRAGHPAAGIRAAAEAAGEHGEPAAEQELLDPAAAPGQQGGGPQEQEWENLEDWQKELYTNVMKSNYETLVSLTNDPYSLLGSHGAVSNPEVLGQPEGDSELGTEMLGDLEEEGPGQVHPAGAAMIKQEIQHVQESPVDLAGEFSDIAEEHALLSPEPAGLWDGQGASVLLESGPKDANPEGPIEGSRDPSGGRTLGCPLKQKSNRQLHLGQECGQGLKLKGDTSGPYRCSECEIDFRCKQQLATHLRTHSGWESYPASEPEKSVRPRPRLKPPSRKAKLHQCDVCMRTFSCRVSLVTHQRCHLQEGPSAGHCVQERFSPNSLVALPGHIPWRKSRSSLICGYCGKSFSHPSDLVRHQRIHTGERPYSCSECEKSFVQKQHLLQHQKIHQRERGRPALEPGRPNGLL, from the exons CACAGAAGGAAGCGCCACTCCTCCCCTTTGAATTCCTGCATGCTGCCCCCACAAGCGACAGAGAAGAGCTCCTATTTGCAGACCTCGGAGATCTCACTCTGGACCGTGGTGGCTGCCATCCAGGCCGTGGAGAAGAAGATGGAGTCCCAGGCCGCCCGGCTGCAGAGCTTGGAGGGGCGAACAGGGACAGCCGAGAAGAAGCTGGCCGACTGCGAGAAGACGGCCGTGGAGTTCGGGAACCAGCTGGAGGGCAAGTGGGCCGTGCTGGGCACCCTGCTGCAGGAATACGGGCTGCTGCAGAGGCGGCTGGAGAACATGGAGAACCTGCTGCGGAACAGGAACTTCTGGATCCTGCGGCTGCCCCCGGGCAGCAAGGGGGAGGCCCCCAAG AGCAGGAGTGGGAGAATCTGGAGGACTGGCAGAAGGAGCTGTACACAAACGTGATGAAGAGCAACTATGAGACTCTGGTCTCTCTGA CAAATGACCCATACTCTCTCCTGGGCTCACACGGTGCTGTTTCCAACCCAGAGGTGCTTGGCCAGCCAGAAGGAGACTCGGAGTTGGGTACAGAGATGCTGGGTGACTTGGAGGAGGAAGGCCCTGGTCAGGTCCACCCAG CAGGAGCAGCTATGATCAAGCAGGAGATACAGCACGTGCAGGAAAGCCCTGTGGATCTTGCTGGAGAGTTCTCAGACATTGCTGAAGAGCACGCTCTCCTGAGCCCAGAGCCGGCTGGGCTCTGGGATGGTCAGGGCGCTTCTGTCCTCTTGGAATCAGGTCCTAAGGACGCTAATCCAGAAGGGCCCATTGAGGGAAGTAGAGATCCCAGTGGTGGCAGAACCCTGGGCTGCCCCCTGAAGCAGAAGTCGAATAGGCAGCTGCACCTGGGTCAGGAGTGTGGGCAGGGCTTGAAGCTGAAAGGGGACACTTCTGGGCCCTACAGATGTTCTGAGTGTGAGATCGACTTCCGCTGTAAGCAGCAGCTGGCCACACATCTGCGGACCCACTCGGGGTGGGAGTCTTACCCAGCCTCGGAGCCAGAGAAGAGTGTTCGGCCCAGGCCCCGGCTGAAGCCCCCGTCCAGGAAGGCGAAGCTGCATCAGTGTGACGTGTGCATGAGGACGTTCAGCTGCAGGGTGAGCCTGGTGACTCACCAGCGCTGCCACTTGCAGGAGGGgcccagtgctgggcactgtgtcCAGGAGCGGTTCTCACCCAACAGCCTGGTCGCCTTGCCTGGCCACATCCCTTGGAGGAAAAGCCGGAGTTCCCTCATCTGTGGTTACTGTGGCAAGAGCTTCAGCCACCCGTCTGATCTCGTGCGGCACCAGCGCATCCACACGGGCGAGCGGCCCTACAGTTGCAGCGAGTGTGAGAAGAGCTTTGTCCAGAAGCAGCACCTCCTGCAGCACCAGAAGATCCACCAGCGGGAGCGCGGCAGGCCGGCCCTGGAGCCTGGAAGGCCCAATGGCCTGCTTTAA
- the ZNF212 gene encoding zinc finger protein 212 isoform X12: MARRGTWAQKEAPLLPFEFLHAAPTSDREELLFADLGDLTLDRGGCHPGRGEEDGVPGRPAAELGGANRDSREEAGRLREDGRGVREPAGGQVGRAGHPAAGIRAAAEAAGEHGEPAAEQELLDPAAAPGQQGGGPQEQEWENLEDWQKELYTNVMKSNYETLVSLKVLGQPEGDSELGTEMLGDLEEEGPGQVHPAGAAMIKQEIQHVQESPVDLAGEFSDIAEEHALLSPEPAGLWDGQGASVLLESGPKDANPEGPIEGSRDPSGGRTLGCPLKQKSNRQLHLGQECGQGLKLKGDTSGPYRCSECEIDFRCKQQLATHLRTHSGWESYPASEPEKSVRPRPRLKPPSRKAKLHQCDVCMRTFSCRVSLVTHQRCHLQEGPSAGHCVQERFSPNSLVALPGHIPWRKSRSSLICGYCGKSFSHPSDLVRHQRIHTGERPYSCSECEKSFVQKQHLLQHQKIHQRERGRPALEPGRPNGLL, translated from the exons CACAGAAGGAAGCGCCACTCCTCCCCTTTGAATTCCTGCATGCTGCCCCCACAAGCGACAGAGAAGAGCTCCTATTTGCAGACCTCGGAGATCTCACTCTGGACCGTGGTGGCTGCCATCCAGGCCGTGGAGAAGAAGATGGAGTCCCAGGCCGCCCGGCTGCAGAGCTTGGAGGGGCGAACAGGGACAGCCGAGAAGAAGCTGGCCGACTGCGAGAAGACGGCCGTGGAGTTCGGGAACCAGCTGGAGGGCAAGTGGGCCGTGCTGGGCACCCTGCTGCAGGAATACGGGCTGCTGCAGAGGCGGCTGGAGAACATGGAGAACCTGCTGCGGAACAGGAACTTCTGGATCCTGCGGCTGCCCCCGGGCAGCAAGGGGGAGGCCCCCAAG AGCAGGAGTGGGAGAATCTGGAGGACTGGCAGAAGGAGCTGTACACAAACGTGATGAAGAGCAACTATGAGACTCTGGTCTCTCTGA AGGTGCTTGGCCAGCCAGAAGGAGACTCGGAGTTGGGTACAGAGATGCTGGGTGACTTGGAGGAGGAAGGCCCTGGTCAGGTCCACCCAG CAGGAGCAGCTATGATCAAGCAGGAGATACAGCACGTGCAGGAAAGCCCTGTGGATCTTGCTGGAGAGTTCTCAGACATTGCTGAAGAGCACGCTCTCCTGAGCCCAGAGCCGGCTGGGCTCTGGGATGGTCAGGGCGCTTCTGTCCTCTTGGAATCAGGTCCTAAGGACGCTAATCCAGAAGGGCCCATTGAGGGAAGTAGAGATCCCAGTGGTGGCAGAACCCTGGGCTGCCCCCTGAAGCAGAAGTCGAATAGGCAGCTGCACCTGGGTCAGGAGTGTGGGCAGGGCTTGAAGCTGAAAGGGGACACTTCTGGGCCCTACAGATGTTCTGAGTGTGAGATCGACTTCCGCTGTAAGCAGCAGCTGGCCACACATCTGCGGACCCACTCGGGGTGGGAGTCTTACCCAGCCTCGGAGCCAGAGAAGAGTGTTCGGCCCAGGCCCCGGCTGAAGCCCCCGTCCAGGAAGGCGAAGCTGCATCAGTGTGACGTGTGCATGAGGACGTTCAGCTGCAGGGTGAGCCTGGTGACTCACCAGCGCTGCCACTTGCAGGAGGGgcccagtgctgggcactgtgtcCAGGAGCGGTTCTCACCCAACAGCCTGGTCGCCTTGCCTGGCCACATCCCTTGGAGGAAAAGCCGGAGTTCCCTCATCTGTGGTTACTGTGGCAAGAGCTTCAGCCACCCGTCTGATCTCGTGCGGCACCAGCGCATCCACACGGGCGAGCGGCCCTACAGTTGCAGCGAGTGTGAGAAGAGCTTTGTCCAGAAGCAGCACCTCCTGCAGCACCAGAAGATCCACCAGCGGGAGCGCGGCAGGCCGGCCCTGGAGCCTGGAAGGCCCAATGGCCTGCTTTAA
- the ZNF212 gene encoding zinc finger protein 212 isoform X11 gives MLPPQATEKSSYLQTSEISLWTVVAAIQAVEKKMESQAARLQSLEGRTGTAEKKLADCEKTAVEFGNQLEGKWAVLGTLLQEYGLLQRRLENMENLLRNRNFWILRLPPGSKGEAPKVSRSLENDGVCFSEQEWENLEDWQKELYTNVMKSNYETLVSLTNDPYSLLGSHGAVSNPEVLGQPEGDSELGTEMLGDLEEEGPGQVHPAGAAMIKQEIQHVQESPVDLAGEFSDIAEEHALLSPEPAGLWDGQGASVLLESGPKDANPEGPIEGSRDPSGGRTLGCPLKQKSNRQLHLGQECGQGLKLKGDTSGPYRCSECEIDFRCKQQLATHLRTHSGWESYPASEPEKSVRPRPRLKPPSRKAKLHQCDVCMRTFSCRVSLVTHQRCHLQEGPSAGHCVQERFSPNSLVALPGHIPWRKSRSSLICGYCGKSFSHPSDLVRHQRIHTGERPYSCSECEKSFVQKQHLLQHQKIHQRERGRPALEPGRPNGLL, from the exons ATGCTGCCCCCACAAGCGACAGAGAAGAGCTCCTATTTGCAGACCTCGGAGATCTCACTCTGGACCGTGGTGGCTGCCATCCAGGCCGTGGAGAAGAAGATGGAGTCCCAGGCCGCCCGGCTGCAGAGCTTGGAGGGGCGAACAGGGACAGCCGAGAAGAAGCTGGCCGACTGCGAGAAGACGGCCGTGGAGTTCGGGAACCAGCTGGAGGGCAAGTGGGCCGTGCTGGGCACCCTGCTGCAGGAATACGGGCTGCTGCAGAGGCGGCTGGAGAACATGGAGAACCTGCTGCGGAACAGGAACTTCTGGATCCTGCGGCTGCCCCCGGGCAGCAAGGGGGAGGCCCCCAAG GTGTCCAGGTCCCTTGAAAATGATGGAGTCTGTTTTTCAGAGCAGGAGTGGGAGAATCTGGAGGACTGGCAGAAGGAGCTGTACACAAACGTGATGAAGAGCAACTATGAGACTCTGGTCTCTCTGA CAAATGACCCATACTCTCTCCTGGGCTCACACGGTGCTGTTTCCAACCCAGAGGTGCTTGGCCAGCCAGAAGGAGACTCGGAGTTGGGTACAGAGATGCTGGGTGACTTGGAGGAGGAAGGCCCTGGTCAGGTCCACCCAG CAGGAGCAGCTATGATCAAGCAGGAGATACAGCACGTGCAGGAAAGCCCTGTGGATCTTGCTGGAGAGTTCTCAGACATTGCTGAAGAGCACGCTCTCCTGAGCCCAGAGCCGGCTGGGCTCTGGGATGGTCAGGGCGCTTCTGTCCTCTTGGAATCAGGTCCTAAGGACGCTAATCCAGAAGGGCCCATTGAGGGAAGTAGAGATCCCAGTGGTGGCAGAACCCTGGGCTGCCCCCTGAAGCAGAAGTCGAATAGGCAGCTGCACCTGGGTCAGGAGTGTGGGCAGGGCTTGAAGCTGAAAGGGGACACTTCTGGGCCCTACAGATGTTCTGAGTGTGAGATCGACTTCCGCTGTAAGCAGCAGCTGGCCACACATCTGCGGACCCACTCGGGGTGGGAGTCTTACCCAGCCTCGGAGCCAGAGAAGAGTGTTCGGCCCAGGCCCCGGCTGAAGCCCCCGTCCAGGAAGGCGAAGCTGCATCAGTGTGACGTGTGCATGAGGACGTTCAGCTGCAGGGTGAGCCTGGTGACTCACCAGCGCTGCCACTTGCAGGAGGGgcccagtgctgggcactgtgtcCAGGAGCGGTTCTCACCCAACAGCCTGGTCGCCTTGCCTGGCCACATCCCTTGGAGGAAAAGCCGGAGTTCCCTCATCTGTGGTTACTGTGGCAAGAGCTTCAGCCACCCGTCTGATCTCGTGCGGCACCAGCGCATCCACACGGGCGAGCGGCCCTACAGTTGCAGCGAGTGTGAGAAGAGCTTTGTCCAGAAGCAGCACCTCCTGCAGCACCAGAAGATCCACCAGCGGGAGCGCGGCAGGCCGGCCCTGGAGCCTGGAAGGCCCAATGGCCTGCTTTAA
- the ZNF212 gene encoding zinc finger protein 212 isoform X9, whose protein sequence is MAESAPALKEAPLLPFEFLHAAPTSDREELLFADLGDLTLDRGGCHPGRGEEDGVPGRPAAELGGANRDSREEAGRLREDGRGVREPAGGQVGRAGHPAAGIRAAAEAAGEHGEPAAEQELLDPAAAPGQQGGGPQEQEWENLEDWQKELYTNVMKSNYETLVSLTNDPYSLLGSHGAVSNPEVLGQPEGDSELGTEMLGDLEEEGPGQVHPAGAAMIKQEIQHVQESPVDLAGEFSDIAEEHALLSPEPAGLWDGQGASVLLESGPKDANPEGPIEGSRDPSGGRTLGCPLKQKSNRQLHLGQECGQGLKLKGDTSGPYRCSECEIDFRCKQQLATHLRTHSGWESYPASEPEKSVRPRPRLKPPSRKAKLHQCDVCMRTFSCRVSLVTHQRCHLQEGPSAGHCVQERFSPNSLVALPGHIPWRKSRSSLICGYCGKSFSHPSDLVRHQRIHTGERPYSCSECEKSFVQKQHLLQHQKIHQRERGRPALEPGRPNGLL, encoded by the exons AAGGAAGCGCCACTCCTCCCCTTTGAATTCCTGCATGCTGCCCCCACAAGCGACAGAGAAGAGCTCCTATTTGCAGACCTCGGAGATCTCACTCTGGACCGTGGTGGCTGCCATCCAGGCCGTGGAGAAGAAGATGGAGTCCCAGGCCGCCCGGCTGCAGAGCTTGGAGGGGCGAACAGGGACAGCCGAGAAGAAGCTGGCCGACTGCGAGAAGACGGCCGTGGAGTTCGGGAACCAGCTGGAGGGCAAGTGGGCCGTGCTGGGCACCCTGCTGCAGGAATACGGGCTGCTGCAGAGGCGGCTGGAGAACATGGAGAACCTGCTGCGGAACAGGAACTTCTGGATCCTGCGGCTGCCCCCGGGCAGCAAGGGGGAGGCCCCCAAG AGCAGGAGTGGGAGAATCTGGAGGACTGGCAGAAGGAGCTGTACACAAACGTGATGAAGAGCAACTATGAGACTCTGGTCTCTCTGA CAAATGACCCATACTCTCTCCTGGGCTCACACGGTGCTGTTTCCAACCCAGAGGTGCTTGGCCAGCCAGAAGGAGACTCGGAGTTGGGTACAGAGATGCTGGGTGACTTGGAGGAGGAAGGCCCTGGTCAGGTCCACCCAG CAGGAGCAGCTATGATCAAGCAGGAGATACAGCACGTGCAGGAAAGCCCTGTGGATCTTGCTGGAGAGTTCTCAGACATTGCTGAAGAGCACGCTCTCCTGAGCCCAGAGCCGGCTGGGCTCTGGGATGGTCAGGGCGCTTCTGTCCTCTTGGAATCAGGTCCTAAGGACGCTAATCCAGAAGGGCCCATTGAGGGAAGTAGAGATCCCAGTGGTGGCAGAACCCTGGGCTGCCCCCTGAAGCAGAAGTCGAATAGGCAGCTGCACCTGGGTCAGGAGTGTGGGCAGGGCTTGAAGCTGAAAGGGGACACTTCTGGGCCCTACAGATGTTCTGAGTGTGAGATCGACTTCCGCTGTAAGCAGCAGCTGGCCACACATCTGCGGACCCACTCGGGGTGGGAGTCTTACCCAGCCTCGGAGCCAGAGAAGAGTGTTCGGCCCAGGCCCCGGCTGAAGCCCCCGTCCAGGAAGGCGAAGCTGCATCAGTGTGACGTGTGCATGAGGACGTTCAGCTGCAGGGTGAGCCTGGTGACTCACCAGCGCTGCCACTTGCAGGAGGGgcccagtgctgggcactgtgtcCAGGAGCGGTTCTCACCCAACAGCCTGGTCGCCTTGCCTGGCCACATCCCTTGGAGGAAAAGCCGGAGTTCCCTCATCTGTGGTTACTGTGGCAAGAGCTTCAGCCACCCGTCTGATCTCGTGCGGCACCAGCGCATCCACACGGGCGAGCGGCCCTACAGTTGCAGCGAGTGTGAGAAGAGCTTTGTCCAGAAGCAGCACCTCCTGCAGCACCAGAAGATCCACCAGCGGGAGCGCGGCAGGCCGGCCCTGGAGCCTGGAAGGCCCAATGGCCTGCTTTAA